A stretch of DNA from Lysinibacillus sp. B2A1:
GGGAAAAAAGGCTTCACAAACAATAATAATAGCTCAAATATCCAAAAGTCTCAGGATAAAACTAAAGATCAAAATAATGCAACAACAAATAAAAACAATACAACATCAACAAACAAAAAAGATACTACTACAAAAAAAGGCGGCTTCTTCTCTGGTGGTCTTATGAAAGGTCTAATGCTAGGTGGTTTAGCTGGCTTATTATTTGGTAGTCTCTTTAGTGGTTTAGGTTTATTAGGCAATATTTTAGGTTTATTAATTAACGTAGCAGCAATTGCTGTTATCATTATGCTTGTTGTAAAAATTATTAATATGTTCAAAGATAAGAAGCGTAAAGAGGAAGCACAATGGCACAAATAATTAATGAACAAGATATTATAAATGCTATTTGCTTATCACAGGCATATTATAAAAATATTCGCCCAGAAGAAGTGCTTGTAGAGCTAACCTACGATGATGATACTGGCTTTGGTGCTGAAGTCGAAGTAAATGGACAGATAGAGTTATTCAATACAGCAGCAATGATCGGTGCTTTACGTGTATGGATTAAAGATGCCCTGCATGGTGATCCATTTTCAACTGGTATCGAGCTTGTATTAGATGATGAGGAAGGCATTATTGCTAGATTATCGTAAATAACTAAAAG
This window harbors:
- a CDS encoding preprotein translocase subunit Tim44; protein product: MKKILAAIFVATLMFATVGATMFISDTPTAEAKSYKSGKKGFTNNNNSSNIQKSQDKTKDQNNATTNKNNTTSTNKKDTTTKKGGFFSGGLMKGLMLGGLAGLLFGSLFSGLGLLGNILGLLINVAAIAVIIMLVVKIINMFKDKKRKEEAQWHK
- a CDS encoding DUF2653 domain-containing protein, which encodes MAQIINEQDIINAICLSQAYYKNIRPEEVLVELTYDDDTGFGAEVEVNGQIELFNTAAMIGALRVWIKDALHGDPFSTGIELVLDDEEGIIARLS